A single Anomalospiza imberbis isolate Cuckoo-Finch-1a 21T00152 chromosome 15, ASM3175350v1, whole genome shotgun sequence DNA region contains:
- the CXXC5 gene encoding CXXC-type zinc finger protein 5: MSNSGSHQDTGNKPETEKNNQDDSQPPVNSERRNKSGIISEPLNKSLKKSRPLSHYSTFGSSSSVSEHSEKGNPLANGNDATVDKSHSTSKHKNISSMLSKLDRMSELSSEGQTALQQFAQSTEMLKRVVQEHLPLTSEHGTGISDMEAVSAAETMNGPSDFPYLGAFPINPGLFIMTPAGVFLAESALHMAGLAEYPMQNELASAINSGKKKRKRCGMCPPCRRRINCEQCSSCRNRKTGHQICKFRKCEELKKKPSAALEKVMLPTGAAFRWFQ, from the exons ATGTCAAATTCGGGATCCCATCAAGACACTGGGAACAAgccagagacagaaaaaaataaccaagaTGACTCTCAACCCCCTGTCAACTCCGAGAGGAGGAACAAAAGTGGAATAATAAGTGAACCTTTGAACAAAAGTCTTAAGAAGTCCCGTCCACTCTCCCACTATTCCACCTTTGGTAGCAGCAGCTCGGTAAGCGAACATTCAGAGAAAGGCAACCCCTTAGCTAATGGCAACGATGCGACTGTGGATAAAAGTCATTCTACCTCAAAGCACAAAAACATCTCTAGTATGCTGAGCAAATTAGACCGGATGTCGGAGCTCTCCTCAGAAGGACAGACCGCCCTCCAACAGTTTGCTCAGTCGACAGAAATGCTCAAAAGAGTGGTACAGGAGCATCTTCCTCTAACAAGCGAGCACGGGACTGGTATCTCTGACATGGAGGCAGTCTCAGCTGCAGAGACAATGAACGGCCCCTCTGATTTTCCTTACCTGGGGGCTTTTCCCATCAACCCAGGCCTTTTCATTATGACCCCTGCCGGCGTGTTTCTGGCAGAGAGCGCGCTCCATATGGCTGGCTTGGCAGAGTATCCCATGCAGAATGAGTTGGCATCTGCCATCAATTCGGGGAAAAAGAAACGGAAAAGATGCGGCATGTGCCCGCCCTGCCGAAGACGGATAAACTGCGAGCAGTGCAGCAGTTGTAGGAATCGCAAAACTGGCCACCAGATTTGCAAATTCCGAAAATGTGAAGAACTCAAAAAGAAGCCTTCTGCAGCACTGGAG aAGGTGATGCTTCCTACAGGAGCCGCGTTCAGATGGTTCCAGTAG